In Gammaproteobacteria bacterium, the DNA window GCCGCTTGCTGATCTTCACAGGGATAGTTGGCCCAGTTAAAAGGCTTGGCCCGGCGCGCAGTTTCGTCATAGATATTGGCGTAATGGCACGCCTGGTTCGGATCATTACCCCAGTATCGGGAACCGGTCTGACCGGCGCGCGCGGCGTATTCCCATTCCGCTTCGGTCGGCAGGCGATAGTGCAGACCGGTTTTTTCCGACAGCCAGTTTGCAAAGGCGACCGTCTCCTGCCAACTCACGCGAACCACCGGCTGGTCCAGTGCATTCAGCGTGTAGGATTCATAAGCGCCGCTATCGTGATCACTCTGAAATTTTCGATATTGACCATTGGTCACTTCGGTTTTGCCCATCCAGAATCCCTTCGGGCAAACCTGATGCAGCATTTCATTGGCGCTGCGATCCGGCTCGGTTTCAGGACTGCCCATGTTGAAACATCCAGGGGGAATCCAGATAAACTCGATTCCCGTCAGGGGATCAGTATAAGTTTGACCGGCTTTGGGATTAGTGGACGGCCCATTTTTCACCGGTTCAGTCGGTGGCGTTTCAGCCGGTGGTTGTTCAATCCGCGGTGGTTGTGGCGATGGCGTTGGGGTCCGCATCAGCCAAAGGCCGCCTCCGATAGCCATCGCGATGACGAACGTCGACCCACCGATCGCCAGCCAGCGCCGGCCTCCTCCCCTGGGTGAAACCGGCATCGGAGAGGGCTTCGAACCCGATTCATCGATAGCCGATCGCAGCTTGTCGCCGCCGCGGTGTAATTCCGAACGCAGCGGCAACTCCAGTTTGACCGTGCATTCTTCCTCTGTTTCGAGGGGCGTTTCCAGCATCGCCCGCATTTGGCTGATGGTCTGAAAGCGCTTCTCGGGACGAACTGCAATCGAGCGGTCGATCAAGCGCAGCAATGCCGAACTGTAACGTCCGGCGGCGACTTCCTCCGCCGGTTGCAGTGGATCATCGAGGACGCGCGCCGGCGCTTCAATCGGTGCTGCGCCAGTCACGCAATGATATAAAACCGTACCCAGCGCATAAATGTCCGTCCAGGGACCATAACCCCGGCCATCAATCAAGTATTGTTCAATGGGCGAATAGCCGGGCGAGAAGACGCTGGTGATGCTCTTGCTGCGCCGGCCCAGCGCCTGACGGGCCGCGCCGAAATCAATCAGGATGGTTCGTCCATCCGAGCGGCAATAGAGATTGGCCGGCTTCAGATCACGATGCAGGTAACCCTGGGCATGAACGGCGTCCAAAGCCGGCAGCACATCGTCAACCAGTCGGCGCACCCGTTCTTCCGAAAGGGTTTTCTCCCGTTGAAGAATCTGGCTGAGCGGTTCGCCATCGACATAATCCATCACGATATAAGCCGTGCCATTGGCCTGGAAGTAGTCCTGCACCCGCACCACGCCAGGATGTTCGACCCGAACCAGGGTTTGCGCTTCGTTGAGAAATCGTTCCAGACCCCAAGTGTAGCAGGCGTCCTCACCCGCCTCGGAAGTAGGCAATCCGCCCTGGGTATTGGCCAGAACATGGTCGCCATCCCGATAGGACCATTCCACCGGGAAATATTCCTTGATAGCGACCCGCTTGAGCAATGCTTCATGCACCGCCATGTAAGTAATCCCAAACCCACCCGCGCCCAGCACCGCTTCAATACGGTATTTGTCAAGCAGGCGATAACCAATGGATAGCGTGTTGGATTTTTTGATCATGACGCAAACCACTCAGGGCAATTCCCGAACCAGCCTGAATCCCAGGAAATAGTCCTGGAAATCGAACCGACTCCGGTGCCGATCCGCTGAACGCACATTGCGCGGTTCGTCGCTCCAGGAACCACCGCGCACCACAATCTCTTGTTCCCCAAAAGGTTCCTGGCAGCGTTGAATCGGCGCTTTCGATTCCTTGTCATAGACTGAACAGGTCCATTCCAATACATTGCCCGCCATGTCGTACAAACCAAAATCATTACTCCGATAGCTGCCAACCGGCGCCGTATAGACCTGGCCGTCGTGACACTGCATCACCGTCCAGCCTACGAAAATCTTTTTACCATCCACATCCGCCGCATTGGCAAAGGCGCACCCCTCATCCGGATCATCGCCCCAATAGCGACTGGTCGTCGTCCCGGCGCGCGCTGCGTACTCCCATTCCGCTTCAGTGGGCAAGCGATAGCGCTGACCGGTTTCCGCGGACAACCAATCAGCATAAGCCGTGGCGTCCGCCCAGCTCACATTGATGACGGGCCGCCGACCACGCCCCCATTCGTGATCATTCGGTAACGGCTTACTTTTTGCTGAAGTAAATCGTTCATATTCGTAAAACATCACTTCATACTTGCCGATAGCAAATGGTTTGGCGATACGGACCGGGTGGGAAGGTTCATCGTTGTAGCGGCCCGTTTCCGAAGAGGGCGATCCCATCTGAAATTGGCCCGCGGGAATCACGACCATCTCCGGCCCCTGCGAACCATCACTCAGTCGGTCGCGCAGCACGGGATTAGCAGGGGCTAACCGGGCCAGCGCCGCCTCTGCTTCTGCGCGGTGCTGGCAATCTGCCGCACAACGCTCAAGGTAGGCCCAATAAGCGTGGCGGGTATCGGCGCGCCGGGCGGCGGCAAAGGCCTCGGCATCGGTCTGCCTGATCCGCTCTGCAGCCTCGGCCTGCTTCAGCGCCTGCTTCAACGCCGCCAGTTCGGGCAGATCCGGAGATGCTGATTCCGCTTTTTTCAACCACTGACGGGCTTTGCCAGGATCGGATTTATTAAGACTCATCAGCGCTATTTTGGCCCAACTGCGCGCCAGCCGTTGTCGTCCCGCGGCGACTGCGGGATCATCAGGCGCCAGCTTCGCCAAGGCTTCCAAACGGGATAGCGCTTCATCGCTTCGCCCCTCGTGGCCTTCTTCCAGCGCCGAGACCAGTGCC includes these proteins:
- a CDS encoding SUMF1/EgtB/PvdO family nonheme iron enzyme; amino-acid sequence: MIKKSNTLSIGYRLLDKYRIEAVLGAGGFGITYMAVHEALLKRVAIKEYFPVEWSYRDGDHVLANTQGGLPTSEAGEDACYTWGLERFLNEAQTLVRVEHPGVVRVQDYFQANGTAYIVMDYVDGEPLSQILQREKTLSEERVRRLVDDVLPALDAVHAQGYLHRDLKPANLYCRSDGRTILIDFGAARQALGRRSKSITSVFSPGYSPIEQYLIDGRGYGPWTDIYALGTVLYHCVTGAAPIEAPARVLDDPLQPAEEVAAGRYSSALLRLIDRSIAVRPEKRFQTISQMRAMLETPLETEEECTVKLELPLRSELHRGGDKLRSAIDESGSKPSPMPVSPRGGGRRWLAIGGSTFVIAMAIGGGLWLMRTPTPSPQPPRIEQPPAETPPTEPVKNGPSTNPKAGQTYTDPLTGIEFIWIPPGCFNMGSPETEPDRSANEMLHQVCPKGFWMGKTEVTNGQYRKFQSDHDSGAYESYTLNALDQPVVRVSWQETVAFANWLSEKTGLHYRLPTEAEWEYAARAGQTGSRYWGNDPNQACHYANIYDETARRAKPFNWANYPCEDQQAAAAPVGQYAANAFGLYDMLGNVAEWTCSDYDSNYAGGETRCADEGVSSAGRRVLRGGSWSDYPGLVRFAYRFPAAPEYGKWRSDIGFRLVLEPWLGKSN